Genomic window (Nilaparvata lugens isolate BPH chromosome 7, ASM1435652v1, whole genome shotgun sequence):
GAAACATCTTTCTCCAAACTTTTTCTCGATTCGATTTTTAATCgccaatatttttattctgaaatgACTACTTTGTGTAGATCCATAATACATTTCTGATTTAGAATATACTTCTTCAAGGTTTTATGGAATTGTTTATTCTTGAAATaagattatcatttttttaataatagtcTACACTGTATTCTTTGCCATCAGAAGTGCTGCTTGAATTGGATTTCActgtttgtaatataatatatatgaaagtCATGAATACGATGATAACTGATTTTTTTTTGATCGTTGAAGTTTTTGGTAATATTCTACGTTTTTGTAGACTTTATAATTTCCATAATAATCCATTTAGTATTTGACCAGAAATTTTTCCCCACCCAATCGAAGTATTAAGGGTCATCAGATCATGAGTCAAATTAGTCTTATGATTGATTCTAgcaaacaaattgaaaattaacagaGAATGAACTGAGTTGGAATCTCAAAACTTTGTGATTCAGCTATCTATCATTCTAACTCATGTCTAGGCCTATTcctaattcttcaaaatgagcGGTTgagattgatttatttcaatttttaaatgagtGTATATTCCCGGTTAAAAATCATTTTCTTTGGTTTTGTATCCACGAATTTCCATGTTTTTCTAACTGTTCCCATGATGAAACAGCAAACGTTTCATCATGTCACAAAACTTTGACTTTGAGATGATGCCACAGTTATGGGACTGATTACAAGTTTCGATGATTCATCATAAGACTCcgagtataaataataattattcgttGTCCTGAGTTCAATAGATAGATAATCTATCTGAAATAGTATAAAGCATGCAAATTCCAAGCACCAATAATACTAATAAAACACATGCACTTATGATACTAAAATCCTTGGTTCTAAAAGGTTCATCCTTGATTTTTGcaaataaaaatgtatgatCGATCCTTCTTTGTGATGAAATGTACTAGTGAGATGATAAGTATCTTGGAACTTTCATCTCAAAATATCGTTAAGTGTGATGTACTTCTTGAAGTATCTCATTATAAATCAATCTAAAGAACTTGTGTAGAGATTCTTCCTCATTTTTGACATGTGGTTCTTCTTATTGAGGACCTTCTATGAATGAATGACTTGTGTAACAATTTGTCACTTTATCACTCGCATAATGATACCAGAAACAAATTACTTTGCAGTTATTATTCAAATGAGTATCATTGATCTAATTTCTAGTAAAATTAAGCTTAGTGGAAAAGCattgaaaaattgtttcaaaGTCATTATTCCTCTTGAACGCAACTTTTGTAATGAATCCAGTTGAGAATTTCAGTGGTGGGTATAGATGTAATTAAAAACAAGTTGTGTAAATTTCAATATGgggtttattttttcatttttcccacagtaaattgattttcaatatataattctattcatatttatataatatattcaattttaacATCTAGTGTTCAAAATACATCACTAACTTACATAAATATCACACTTTTAAAGGGGGTCTCAGTCATTGCGAGCATTGTCTTCTAAAATCCCTAATCAAACGATTTAAATAATACATTCTGACTTCTCATcaactgaaaaaataataaataacaattggCAAATAATAACAAACATAGGGACCCTAATATTGCTGGCAGTATTAATCAATTGAATGTTTGatcttaattaattaaaaaaataccgGTGCTTTTCATATTGTTGCTGTTAATAGATATCATTTCTCCTATAAAAAAGGacagaaattgaaattgattcagTATAGACGTAGTGTTTAACTTTAGGCTTGAATATCAATTACTCACatacacttgaaaatgattGGTTCTCAGTAGCCTAAATCAAGAAACTCTATTCTGTCATTTTTAGCTTTTTCATTATTCTAAAATTGTTACTTTATTTATCTTAGCAGAGTAGCAGAACATAGGAAAgctgaaatgaataatttatattatttatcattgccACCGGTTATCTATTTACCATTATCAAAAGCACcggtatttttttatttctctattTTACTAATGCTCTTCGAATActtaatttgtttcaaattgaaatatatatttttaaaaggaatGTAAAATCAATCTCAAGATGAAATTTACAGGTATTTCTCTAGCACCAAGGgattaaaagttatttttgccatgaaatgaaatttaaaacaaacaaaatttacAAAACACGTTATTAGTTTACATTATTCAAAACAAGctatctattttcatttttatgactcaaatataaataattcacgTTTCAAAAACAAAGTCTCGAATcgaacaaaaatattatgatacaatatttacaaatttcgCGGGATAAGCtagctatttatatatttatagtatTTTTGCATCGCGTTTCCGAAATACGattaaattatttatgtacATTATGTATAAAATTTGTTTCTACTTACATATTTATACTTTTAACACAGGTTATCATCACCGTTTGCACATAATCCAATATTGACAAGGCACTGCACAGGACTGTTGTTTTTACAACatatttacaacttttacatcactTTGATTCACTTAAGCACTAAAGAACAACAACAATTTTCACTAGATGTGGATGGCCATACTCCTGGCGGTGTTGGTCTGCTGTTGTTGGGATGGCGGCTGCTGCTGTTGTTGCTGCAGTTGTTGTTGCATCTGGATGATGTGGTTGTGGTGGTTGCGGTTATGGTGCCTGTGCatgtgatggtgatgatgatgatggtgctGGTTGTTCCTGGGCCTCTGGTTGTTGGGCACGTCGGGAAGCGCGAACTTGAGCTTCTCCCAGAAGAGCTTGTCGCCCCACTGCAGGTAGGTGTTTGTCTTCAGGTACAGTCTTATGTCGGGGTCGAGGTCTTTGTGGGGCACCTCACCCAATAGGATGACTATCAACCTTTTCCGCCTATCTCGCAGCACCTGGTGGTGGGCCGACTTGAACTCGAACCGACACCACTCCGACTTGATGAAGTTCTCGGACAGCACCATGATGGTGCGTCGCGACGACTCCACCGCTTGGGCTATGGTGTCTGCCAGGAATCCCCCCATCGGGAACTCCCTGTAATGCAGACACAACTTGTAGGGCGGGTCGCCGTTCTCCAGCACTGGAGCCAACTCCTCAGCGACGAACGCCTCGTCTTTTGCACTGTAGCTGACAAATGCATCGAACAACTTGTCCCTGTCGTCCATCTCTATCTCACTCGTCCTGTAGAACAGTCGCACACCGAACCTCGAGTGCAACCAGACACGCATCTCTTGTCTATACGCAAACACAACAAACGTCACAACTATGATAACAAAGAACACAGCCAGTGTTGCCACAACTAAAGGTATATAGTCTTGTATTTCCTGTCTTTGTATTATTGTGGTAGCTGTTCTGTTATCATTCTCACTTGTCTCAATGAAATTACTGATATTGTAACTGATACAAGATGTGACATTGTCCTTAATCACATTGAAACCACTCTCCTCAGTGTCATCACTCGAATTATGGCACCGAACTGTCGCACCGTCTATCACAAAGTGGGCCGTATACAGTAAATAGTCTCTGAATCGTTCCACATATTCACACTGACACGACCACGGATTCCTGATAGTCCAATTTGTGTGAGTGTAGTTGGTAGTTGCCACACTGCAAACGATGAGATGCGGTTGTTTTCAAGTCTCAACACTCTCAGCTGAGTCAAACTGACAAATGTTGTGTTGTGAACATTTGTGATTCGATTGCTCTGCAGATACAACTCTCTCAAACTCTCCaaaccttcaaactcatagcctttcagttcagtaattttattgtcTTCTAATCTAAGCATTTCTAACTCTCTCAATCCGTTAAATGTTCTGTTGTGAATCACTTCAATATTAGAGTTGTTTAGGAATAGAACTTGTAACTTCTTCCTACCAATAAAACTGTGACTTCCAACTGTTTTAATGTTGTTGCCATCCAGATATAGTTGTGTGGAGTCCATTGGGATTCTTTCAGGAAGTCTATCCACATAACCTGATCTTGAACAGTCGACCACGTTCGCTGACCAGGACAGGTCATGATAGCATGTACAGTTGCTGGGACAAGTCATCTCACAATCACAAGCATCAAAATCACAACAGTGGCAGAACGGAAAACAGTTCGAATCGTATTGGCACAGAAATTGATCCGGAGTTGCTTCATGTAGTAAAACAAACGATTTCACTCGGTTGTAGAGGAGTTTACAAACAACAGTATCCAAGTCCATCAGTCTGGGTGTTTTTCTTTCGTCATCCACTTTATACTGTTGTAACCACTGCATTGTACAATCACATTGGAAAGGATTGTTGCCTATGTAGAACTCAGGTATTTCTTTGTCATGAGGAATGGTGGATATTCGTAAGGAGTTTTGGGTTAGACTTTTTATTTGATTGCCTTGTAGTTCAACGCGagtgaggttaggttttttgaAGAATGTGTAGGATTGCACTTTGGATATGATATTGTTTGAAAGGTTCAGGATTTCAACACTGTCTGGAATTGCACTGCCTGTTATTTCTGCTAGTTTATTGTGACTGGCATCAAACATTGTCAGATGCAGCTGGCTCTCAATCTCAAAGTAATTTCCAAGTTCAGCTATTTGATTCCCATGTATATCTAACCACAGAAGTCCTGTTGGTATTTGAGCGTAATCAAACCACTGTAACAAGTTTTCAGAAATGTTCAACCACACTAGATTCGGGAGTTTTCCAAACAGTCCATTGATTTCAGTCAAATAGTTTCCATCCAATCTTATAGCTaacaagtttttattattatcaaagcaTCCGGTTTCgattttctgtattttattactagacaagttcaaaattttcaatgaagTCATTTTATCAAAAACACCTTTTGTAATATTTCCTATGTTGTTCTCAGTCAAACGTAATCCAACCAGCTCTTGCATTGTTGTGAATGAATTGTTGAACAGTTCAGTTATCAGATTGTCACCCAAGTCTAATGTTTTCAACTGTGGGATATCTGATAGTACAGCTGGTATGTCGTACAATTTGTTTCCATTCAAGTGAAAATCTTGTAGTCCGGATGAATTTTTCAGTGCTTCAGGGTCAATGTACTCgattttattgttatctacagATAAAACACTTAGTCCAAGTAGTCCACTGAACGTGTTGCTGTCTATTCTAGTGAGTTTGTTTTTAGAGAGGATGAGGGTGTGAAGATTGTTGAGTGATAGGAACGTGTTTTCAGCTATGCTCTCGATGTTGTTGTCCTCTAGCCGGAGGATTTGGAGGCTGTAGAGGTCTCTGAAGGTGGAGGGTTCGAGGCGGGTGATGCGGTTGCCGGAGAGGCTGAGGACGACGAGACGCAGGAGGCCGGCGAATGTGGCGGCGTTGACCCACTCGTCAGTGAGCTCGTTGTCACTCAGGTCGAGCACCAGCAGTTGGTTGAGGTCGTTGAATAGACCCGGTGCCAGCACGTTGATAGAGTTGTTCTGCAAGTGCAGCTCTTTCACGTCTCTCGCGTCCGAGAACAGCTCGGGAGGTAGGGTCACCAGTTTGTTGTCAGCTAGGTTGAGGGTGATGAGGGACGACAGGCCGTCCAGTGCATGGTCGGCTATGAAGGAAATGGCATTGCCTTGTAGGTTCAGTTCACGGAGTCGGGATAGTTTTGAAAGGACGGCAGAAGGAAGGGAATCTATACTGTTGTTGGATAAGTCTAAAGTTCTTAGATTGACACCACATCTCGGATGTGCATCTGATGCACCACCGAATTTGAAGTTCTCGAGATCGCGTATCCGGTTACGGGTGAGGTTGAGGAACTCGACATTGTGCAGAGGACAGAATATGCCCTCGGGTAGACTCCATATATTGTTGAGGCCGAGGTCGAGGCGTTCGAGGAGGTTGAGTTCTTCGTCGAAAGCGTCGGCGTCGATCTCGAGCGTCATGGCCGACCAATCTGTGTTGTGCGTGCGCAGGGTGAGGTTGCGCAGTTGTCGCAGCCCGCGGAACGCACCCGCGGTCAGATTGGCCACCTTACAGAACTCTATTGACAGATCGCGCAGGTCGGTCAGCGTGTGAAAGCTGCCCGGTGCAAGCGAACTTTGGAAGTAGAACATGTCGGCACACTCAATGCGTAGCCGAACAGTGTACTGGGATTGGATGACACTGAAGTTGGTGTTTTCGATTTCTGAGTTGATGGTTCGCAGCCGACAGACGAGAGCCACCTCCTGGTCGGCGAGCTCGCCCTCGGCGGACAACTCCCTCTCGCGGCCATCGGCGGTCGCCGCCAGCCACCGGCACTCGTCGGGCGCCTGGTAGCGAAGCGCCGCACTGCTCAGCGACGCCGCACTCTGCACCAGCACAAGCACCACCACTAATAGCACACTCGGGACCGGCATACTGCTCTAAGCACACTACACGCCACAGACACACATCGCATCGCTATCGCACCGCGTTAAGACGGAGGCGCGCACTACTAACTCTGACAACATTCGACTGGATGAAACGTACACATGTGCTCAGTGCGAGCTCTTCTCACCGACTGAAGTGGTCGACTGGAAGTGCCTGGGAGCGCAGCGGCCTTGCTGGCTGGCTTCCCCCTCCACTCAGCCACTCGCCGGAAGGTCACGACATCTGGCAGCCGTTCTTCCACTCAAGACTCCCACCACTACACACTACACACTGCACAATCCTCAACTGCATCCTCAACTCACCTGAGTCCTCATCCTCAGCTTGTGGTGCTCGGTGCTCGCTCCAAAAAGGGGCGTCCCCTGGAACCTGTTCCCCGAATTTATTCTGTGTTTGGCTCCTCTTTAATTCCACAACCGGGTTTGACCATTAATTACGCGCCGATTGATGGAGCGCTCCTTGCTCCTACCTCTTCCATTCCTTTTTAACTTGTTCTTCTTTCTCTCGTCCTTAATTTATGGAAATGAAACGAGCTCGCTGACTGAAACCCGGCAGACGAGCCtcgttattgattgtttttctaTTGGTTTTTGCGGCTCGTTTCTTACCATGATGAATATCGCCTTAAAATTCCCGCTTGTACTGGTCGGTCGCTATAACTTGCCCAACGTCTGAATAAAATAGCGATTCGTCACCAGCATAACGACACTGTTGCCGATTTCTGCatgttttcaactttttttagaaatagactaataaataaaaatggccTGGTCGAAGTAAATTGATCTCGACGTGATTCGATATTGCTTTCGTGATGATTTTAATTCTCTTACAAAAAGTtatcttcttttttattttctttgtaaCGTGATCCAGAGATTGTATTTATAATGTTAATTAACATTCTACTGCATTTTCTGACAAGTttattaacattaatttataatataagatTATTCCAAGATAGTTTACTAAGAGCAATccgagaaaaaatatttaaaaatgaagaaaagagCCAATTATGAGTAtcgaatatttaaatttattacaaattcaAGAATggtataattaattttattaattaccaataaaataaaatagattatatataatttattcttataattagtTTTACttcatataaatttttttaaacCAAATAATGTAAATTTTTCATACTGTGTTGGTATCTTTCAATTGGAGTAAAATTGGAACCTGTTTTATCTGGAGACAAAGTCATTCTTCTTTGGCTATTTCAGTACTGTAGGCCTAatgcaataaaataattgatttaaaattttctatCTCCTCTGAAACGTTTAAGACTATAAGTTGACCTCTCACTTTCATTACGTCTGTTTGTTGGTGTATAATTCACACTATTTTGGATctatttgattttattgaaaaatgtaataaacTAATCTTTGTGAAATTCTGACATAAATGCTTTGATTTTTACTTCTCTATCAGCTTGTATGTAGAGAAATTTTCTTCTATATTATTTGAATCCAGTAAAGTAATCAATAACTGAAATAATTCTATCCAAAACTTGTTGGAAGAATATCGTTCCTGATCGCGCGTTCAAGTCACCAAACCTCAgttttctctctcacttcaatattataattttagaaaCTTTTCTATTCTACTCAGTTCTCATCTTagtcaatgaaaaaatattataagaatCAATTACTGATAACTGCAGTTAATATCTATTTGTCTTTTCTGATTAATTCCTTCACTTGACTCCGACAAAGCTGTCTGATAGATTTCAATTcagaattacaattattattctcaattgtTATAATTTACTTGGAACTTCACTATTATACTGCAGTTCGTAATGTGGCCCAATACATcaacacaattataataatgtagAACTATAGTATCAACACATCAACAGAGCATCGCGTGCATTTTACGACTAGTATCGAACGATTGAATGTTTGTTGTACTAGACACTGAACTGTGTGGTCTCTTTTGAGAGTCATAGTTATGGAGGAGAATCAAGTGTgtaaagagaaagaggagaatatgatgatgatgatgggggGAGTAGGAGAAGTGCATGTTATAAACCGTGTGAGCACTGGCCAAATAATAATGCATAGAGcttcattgaataattcataTCAGAATGTGCAAAACGGTTATGTTGTCACGAAGCCATTCTTCTTCTAATAAGATCTTAATTCTGGCCTTTGTTTATGACCACTGAGCCACTGAAGGTCTGCAACTTACCACGCACCTCTTAGGCCTATGCAGCATAAATGTTGCTGTTTTACAATGCAAAGTGATGGTCTAGCTGGTTACACTTATTCCTTCCTCCCTATACCTCTGAATTGGTTATCGTTCTCCAGGGTATATTGACAATCCAATGTACAGTTGTATTATCTACATTTGTGGAGACAACTTTACTTCTGATGTTGGTAATTTTAATGCTTCATCCGAAAGTGGTCTCGTTGTTTTAATGGTTGTGGCATAATCTAGTATTTCGAATCATTACAAATATCCACCTCCGTTTTACTAGAAACTATCCACCTAGTAAATTTGCTAGTTAGAGAAACTATACCTAAGTTAtttacatgaaaattgaaaaaacaatgtGCCCTTATTCCAACTTTATTTTGTTTCTGAAATAgggaataaaataaagttgaagaaaGGTTACTTTGatctttcaattttcatgtaaaTATGAATAGCCCTTACCAAGAaagtgaatattattgtttgattagATCCTCGAGATTCGGACTCATTTTTACACTTTTTTTACACTAATATTCACACTTTTTTCCTACACTACCACAATATTATTGTCACTTGATGATATATTTCGTATAATAGGTATCACCTACTTGataatgtattttgaaaaaaaattcttttctacagatttaataataattattaatctctTTTCTGTTCACAGGTACTGTATCTCGATGTGTTTTCAACATCATCATTTTAGAGGTACAGTGATATATATTTCTTGTCTAAATTTCCTGTAGACTGTAGATCATGTAGATACTGCTTGTCTTCAAGTGAAGAACAAATAATTGTTTGTGATAATAGAAACGCAGATTCCAGTTATAGTGATAACAAGTAATTTCTTGTAGGATCGGAAAATTGTTTCCTATTCGATTGAGCGAATTTAGAATCTTGAGCAAATAATGTTCATTTCAAACCATATTGCACCTGTGCTTAATTTGTGAATTTTGAGGTGCCGGAACTCTGGCTGGCCCGATTACCAGGGGGTATGGAATACCCCCCAGTGGAAGGGGGTCCGGGGgaaaaattcactaaatttaGCCTTAAACCCAGTTTCAAgtatgttttcaattattttaattttcaattaagtttaacatgaaacaaatacagatttgatcaaattaaatGGTAAAAGATGATACTTTAAATTGCCAGAACCTTAAGCTGTAACTACGTTCCGTTCGCCACGGGAGATACCGGAACGCCGTTCCGGTGAGTTCCGGCACAAATTAAGCTCTCTGATAGTAGTCGGATATTAATCAGacatgaaaaatgtaaatatacTCTTTATAAGGGAGtttaagaattgaaaaatctCTTCAACACTCAACCATGCACCCTTCAATAAAACCATATTTCAACACATGGCTGGAAATATACTGAGCCTGAGTATATTTCAGAAATAAGATAAACCCAATAATACTATCACGTCACCATTATAGGCTACTCTTCTGATAGGTATTTTATAACAGGAAGTATGCCTGAGACTAAGTCTATTTCAAGTGTAGAACACATAATAACACCATTATGCTATGACCCTCCTgattgatatttgaaataattgagatGATTCAGACTGTAACTGTAGAATGATAGAAACAAGATGCAGATGCAAATCGGCTAGAATGTGGTTGGTATGAGGAAGAGTCCTGCATCACTAAACGTTGCTTGAATAGAGGCCGCAAGAGTGCTTAATTTATAAAGTGAGGCGAGTCCGGTGACAGGGACTTATGGCGCAGTTTGAAACGCAAGTCCATTACCGACAATGCTTTGGTCCGATACAGATGAGAACGTCAAAAAGACGCATGGCCGTCTGCATTTACAAAGCTTTACCGCCGATTCGAACTATTTCAGACCAATCTCTGGCGTCTGCAGACGGTGTGCAGAGCAGAACGCAAACTGTAACAGGATTATTCTCCTGTTTCACAAGTAGAAATGCGTGTATTCAGATAGTTGGATTTCCTTGGATTACTCTCATTTTTGAAGTGGGATTATTCAAGAAATGACCACTTTATAACTGagaattattagaaaatttCTGGAAACTATATGAAATTATCCGATTCTCATGAGCAAAATGAGTGTATCAAGGACCCTGTTTCATGATAAAATCCTAGCTATTAGTTTAAAACTTTTCTAATAACAAGCTCTCTACTGGTATTTTCAGTTTAGTTTATATTTAATCATGTAACAGGTCTGGTAGTCTGTGGTTCACTCTTCAATATCAATAAACTTATTTCTGAAGaagggaaaccggacactaaggttatagtgggcacaatactttaaatttacacttatcacttcggaataaagttcattttgatgttaaaaagtccaaacatatacaaaaccgaaacaaaacacaaaaccactaagccaaaattgtaaaatattgaatttagacaataaattgcatgaaaaatttaattaattgcttgaaaaagactaaaaaattgtcaaaaaaccacagatttatccgattaatctatttattaagGGTGTAGTTCAATTGAacgaaaaagactaagaaattgtcaaaaaaccacttatttattgataattagaaagaccggtttcggttattacaccattgtcaatctctgataaactaaaactaaatacaagagcagcagaatttaaattaaatttaacaattttaattaaatttggttttttgacaatttcttagtctttttcgttcaatatgaataattaccacaatataaacttctcaactacacaaaaagtgtagTTTAATTAATTCGGAATGATCCCACTATACGACTGCAATATTATGTGCAGATATCGCATAGTCAATGACGAAGTAACGTCAAGTATcatgaatttataattataatttaacgaaaatcctaattaaatgctgtaaatcaccctgaagacttctgctactgcaaatattgacaacagggttaacagctagatgggaaaTCGATGAGatctactatccaaaaattatacattaattagcattatttgaacaaatgcaatctctaatttatttccatctgtatcaTAAATTTGATTCTCTGTTAATTTCTCTGAATGAAAACCTGAAATTTTCACTTTCCAAGTGATAACTAGATACTGAGTGGTACTGAGTGGTCACTACATATAGTGAAGACGATGCACTCTttggtactgtatcattttaCTCTTTCGTATCATTCTACATGAATGAAGTACATGCATTATTATAGTACATTATATTCTAAATTCGATCCATGTATTCAAAAGGAATTTAGCCTGTCATTTGACATCCCACAGTTTGATGACTCTAAGCCATCTCTTAGACTGTAAGCTGTTCGAACTCTATTATGTCGAATA
Coding sequences:
- the LOC111064393 gene encoding LOW QUALITY PROTEIN: toll-like receptor Tollo (The sequence of the model RefSeq protein was modified relative to this genomic sequence to represent the inferred CDS: inserted 1 base in 1 codon) — its product is MPVPSVLLVVVLVLVQSAASLSSAALRYQAPDECRWLAATADGRERELSAEGELADQEVALVCRLRTINSEIENTNFSVIQSQYTVRLRIECADMFYFQSSLAPGSFHTLTDLRDLSIEFCKVANLTAGAFRGLRQLRNLTLRTHNTDWSAMTLEIDADAFDEELNLLERLDLGLNNIWSLPEGIFCPLHNVEFLNLTRNRIRDLENFKFGGASDAHPRCGVNLRTLDLSNNSIDSLPSAVLSKLSRLRELNLQGNAISFIADHALDGLSSLITLNLADNKLVTLPPELFSDARDVKELHLQNNSINVLAPGLFNDLNQLLVLDLSDNELTDEWVNAATFAGLLRLVVLSLSGNRITRLEPSTFRDLYSLQILRLEDNNIESIAENTFLSLNNLHTLILSKNKLTRIDSNTFSGLLGLSVLSVDNNKIEYIDPEALKNSSGLQDFHLNGNKLYDIPAVLSDIPQLKTLDLGDNLITELFNNSFTTMQELVGLRLTENNIGNITKGVFDKMTSLKILNLSSNKIQKIETGCFDNNKNLLAIRLDGNYLTEINGLFGKLPNLVWLNISENLLQWFDYAQIPTGLLWLDIHGNQIAELGNYFEIESQLHLTMFDASHNKLAEITGSAIPDSVEILNLSNNIISKVQSYTFFKKPNLTRVELQGNQIKSLTQNSLRISTIPHDKEIPEFYIGNNPFQCDCTMQWLQQYKVDDERKTPRLMDLDTVVCKLLYNRVKSFVLLHEATPDQFLCQYDSNCFPFCHCCDFDACDCEMTCPSNCTCYHDLSWSANVVDCSRSGYVDRLPERIPMDSTQLYLDGNNIKTVGSHSFIGRKKLQVLFLNNSNIEVIHNRTFNGLRELEMLRLEDNKITELKGYEFEGLESLRELYLQSNRITNVHNTTFVSLTQLRVLRLENNRISSFAVWQLPTTLTQIGLSXNPWSCQCEYVERFRDYLLYTAHFVIDGATVRCHNSSDDTEESGFNVIKDNVTSCISYNISNFIETSENDNRTATTIIQRQEIQDYIPLVVATLAVFFVIIVVTFVVFAYRQEMRVWLHSRFGVRLFYRTSEIEMDDRDKLFDAFVSYSAKDEAFVAEELAPVLENGDPPYKLCLHYREFPMGGFLADTIAQAVESSRRTIMVLSENFIKSEWCRFEFKSAHHQVLRDRRKRLIVILLGEVPHKDLDPDIRLYLKTNTYLQWGDKLFWEKLKFALPDVPNNQRPRNNQHHHHHHHHMHRHHNRNHHNHIIQMQQQLQQQQQQPPSQQQQTNTARSMAIHI